The following proteins come from a genomic window of Pirellula staleyi DSM 6068:
- a CDS encoding NPCBM/NEW2 domain-containing protein, giving the protein MATNFDPYYQWLGIAPDEQPANYYRLLGVRLFESEPSVIQNAADSRMIHLRTFQNGPHSRQSQQLLSEIAIASQCLLVPAQKLAYDQQLRLQLNPPQMQPQVQQVLRPIPVQLQLPQQLPPPIPVQPAAAVATNSEPLPSLGFSTARSSHRSAKKNPVVEIVKVVLGGAAGLALGGMILWFGFGADPSGLFAKLMPPKNESPNSSAKSVVPGTTSAGASLPGGANPSGVNAGSPPVAQPVGNGGTSAGNSSPGPAGSAQPGATQSASNQPGSTPPGNPPPSSADLGVDLANLTAAEVNCRDGIPAVMVLGGLGTKNAIFHHPQTNLPSSKTFDIQGKYTRVIGGAGLNLTAAGKFDGEIRMKIYGDDRIRWISQPIKNIHDFQKFEVDITNVKSLRLVVEATKDLDDAHALWFVPKLFQDPAGSNRQLPPSFFKPDSSPGMVAANVPPRNFGLAAPKQGVPVSKIDPLRPVYLSELQYIDFDAYEMRPLRVSIRGKRSPHGIFLHPNTDLGSRIVYQLERKFRMLTGAVSQNDSATDLAFTPLTMRVVGDGQVLWASRPIRSVSDVQAFQVDITGVNQLQLEVVCPGNNGKSHAVWFGVLANPELRIDNPELATLFPEFAPTSSSTPLLADLLQGGPVQKIARPDDAAITAAQKTMEEVLGDLLTQATTPELKTQLADKLFELGSEPGQAPADQFVVLRAAVTSSFTVDQFLRAIVRLESTFEGSFLAEKIAGLHACKTQAVPQTITSLAEYVMKSVAEAEQSDQFDRAFELGEIGQAIGKKLGDRRLSEAFANRAKHTEVLQAAYKVCQPLFETLKTDPTNAEAAMKCGQYLALVREDWQTALPLLAQGTENPALAAVAIQELEFQASENSSEVVTLVKLGDGWWNLSETSPPLSKDGYRKRSAYWYAKAKESGLRGLDLEKVNKRLSEKPSDWLASWRPFSPEALVIKQVAAKYHLFVTNFSTKQRRQLPDLEFTTDYRILDISGNEVGTWAAEEQRLLCTFRDTGDGTAELQFVPRSKSWIGRHSRSSDRTVWGWELLPD; this is encoded by the coding sequence GTGGCTACTAACTTCGACCCCTACTACCAGTGGCTCGGCATCGCTCCCGACGAGCAACCGGCGAACTACTATCGTTTGCTCGGCGTTCGTCTGTTCGAGTCGGAGCCTTCGGTGATTCAGAATGCGGCCGATTCCCGCATGATTCATCTCCGCACGTTTCAAAACGGCCCGCACTCGCGTCAGTCGCAGCAACTCCTCAGCGAGATTGCCATCGCATCGCAGTGTCTGCTGGTGCCAGCTCAAAAATTGGCCTACGACCAGCAGCTTCGTCTGCAACTAAATCCTCCGCAGATGCAGCCGCAGGTTCAGCAAGTCCTCCGTCCGATTCCTGTCCAGCTGCAACTGCCGCAGCAACTCCCGCCACCGATCCCGGTGCAACCAGCGGCGGCTGTGGCTACCAATTCAGAACCGCTCCCGAGCCTCGGCTTTTCGACGGCGCGATCGAGCCATCGCAGCGCCAAGAAGAACCCGGTGGTCGAGATTGTGAAAGTGGTGCTGGGTGGCGCGGCTGGTCTGGCCCTCGGGGGGATGATTTTGTGGTTCGGATTTGGGGCCGATCCGTCGGGGCTGTTTGCCAAACTAATGCCGCCGAAAAACGAGAGCCCTAACAGTAGCGCGAAATCCGTCGTTCCGGGGACAACCTCTGCAGGTGCATCGCTTCCCGGCGGTGCGAATCCTAGCGGCGTCAATGCAGGATCACCTCCCGTCGCGCAGCCGGTCGGCAATGGTGGAACTTCAGCGGGCAATTCCTCGCCCGGTCCCGCTGGATCAGCGCAGCCAGGGGCAACTCAGTCGGCGTCAAATCAGCCTGGATCAACTCCGCCTGGCAATCCGCCACCAAGTTCCGCTGATCTAGGTGTCGATCTGGCGAACCTGACAGCGGCCGAAGTGAATTGTCGTGATGGAATTCCGGCGGTCATGGTGCTGGGTGGGCTCGGCACGAAGAATGCAATTTTCCACCATCCCCAAACCAACCTGCCGAGCTCGAAAACCTTTGATATCCAAGGGAAATACACGCGAGTGATCGGTGGAGCAGGGCTCAATTTAACAGCCGCCGGAAAATTCGACGGCGAGATCCGAATGAAGATCTACGGCGACGATCGGATTCGCTGGATCTCGCAGCCGATCAAAAACATTCACGACTTTCAGAAGTTCGAGGTCGATATCACGAACGTGAAGTCGCTGCGACTGGTGGTGGAAGCGACCAAGGATCTCGACGACGCGCATGCGCTGTGGTTTGTCCCCAAACTGTTTCAGGACCCTGCGGGGAGCAATCGCCAGTTGCCCCCCAGTTTCTTCAAGCCCGACTCTTCGCCGGGCATGGTGGCAGCGAACGTTCCTCCGCGTAACTTCGGCCTTGCCGCACCGAAGCAGGGAGTTCCCGTTTCCAAAATCGATCCCCTCCGCCCGGTCTATCTCTCGGAACTGCAGTACATCGATTTCGATGCCTACGAAATGCGTCCTTTGCGTGTTTCGATTCGTGGCAAGCGGTCGCCGCACGGCATTTTCCTCCACCCCAATACCGACCTAGGTTCCCGAATCGTGTATCAGCTCGAGCGTAAGTTTCGCATGCTTACGGGAGCAGTTTCGCAAAACGATTCGGCGACCGACCTTGCCTTCACACCGCTCACGATGCGTGTGGTGGGAGATGGCCAAGTGCTTTGGGCATCCCGGCCGATTCGTAGTGTCTCCGATGTGCAAGCGTTTCAAGTCGATATCACTGGCGTGAACCAGTTGCAACTCGAGGTGGTCTGCCCAGGAAATAACGGAAAATCGCATGCCGTTTGGTTCGGGGTGCTCGCCAATCCCGAATTACGAATCGATAACCCGGAACTCGCCACGCTGTTTCCCGAGTTTGCACCAACCTCGTCATCAACTCCATTGCTGGCCGATCTTTTGCAAGGGGGACCCGTGCAGAAAATCGCGCGTCCCGATGATGCTGCGATTACTGCCGCGCAAAAGACGATGGAAGAAGTGCTCGGCGATCTGCTGACGCAAGCGACAACTCCCGAACTCAAGACGCAACTGGCCGACAAACTGTTTGAACTCGGCTCCGAGCCTGGTCAGGCACCCGCCGATCAGTTTGTTGTGCTGCGAGCAGCGGTGACGAGCAGCTTTACGGTCGATCAGTTTTTGCGTGCGATAGTGCGGCTCGAGTCGACATTCGAAGGTTCGTTCTTAGCAGAGAAGATCGCGGGACTGCACGCCTGTAAAACGCAGGCTGTCCCCCAGACAATCACGTCGCTCGCCGAGTACGTGATGAAGTCGGTCGCGGAAGCAGAGCAGAGCGATCAGTTTGATCGGGCTTTCGAACTGGGGGAGATTGGTCAAGCGATTGGCAAAAAGCTGGGTGATCGCCGCCTCAGCGAGGCATTTGCTAATCGGGCCAAGCATACGGAAGTGTTGCAAGCGGCTTACAAGGTTTGTCAGCCTCTTTTTGAAACTCTGAAGACCGACCCGACAAATGCTGAAGCGGCGATGAAATGTGGTCAGTACCTCGCCCTGGTCCGGGAAGATTGGCAGACCGCATTGCCGCTGCTGGCCCAAGGGACCGAGAACCCCGCGCTCGCCGCAGTGGCAATTCAGGAGCTTGAGTTTCAAGCGAGTGAGAATTCAAGCGAGGTGGTGACGCTCGTGAAACTCGGCGATGGCTGGTGGAATTTGTCGGAGACTAGCCCGCCGCTGTCGAAGGATGGTTATCGAAAACGCTCGGCCTACTGGTATGCAAAAGCCAAAGAGAGCGGACTGCGGGGGCTCGATCTCGAAAAGGTAAACAAGCGGCTCTCCGAGAAGCCTTCCGATTGGCTGGCGAGTTGGCGTCCCTTCTCGCCCGAGGCTCTCGTCATCAAGCAGGTCGCGGCGAAGTACCATCTGTTCGTGACCAACTTTTCGACGAAACAGCGGAGGCAGTTACCGGATCTCGAGTTCACCACGGACTATCGAATTTTGGACATCAGTGGAAACGAAGTCGGGACCTGGGCCGCTGAAGAGCAGAGGCTGTTGTGCACGTTCCGCGACACAGGGGATGGGACTGCTGAACTGCAGTTTGTGCCACGTAGCAAAAGCTGGATCGGTCGCCACAGCCGATCTTCTGATCGCACGGTTTGGGGGTGGGAGCTCCTGCCCGATTAG
- a CDS encoding TrkA family potassium uptake protein: MQRVAVIGLGRFGMNLAQQLGQNRVEVIAIDRNHRLVDDVKEEVTLAVCLDSTDDGALVSHELHQCDVCVVAIGENFEASLLTATALKRLGAPCVIVRAQTASHAEIFRRLGADEVIQPETESGRQLARRLANPRLEDIIELSDGYSLIEIRAPQAFHGKTLEQLALRSKYRVNLVAIKRATDEKNEAGEPVLITNYVPQASDIVEGTDLLMLVGSDAAIATLPK, from the coding sequence GTGCAACGTGTTGCTGTAATTGGCTTGGGTCGGTTTGGCATGAACCTGGCCCAACAGCTGGGACAGAATCGCGTCGAGGTCATTGCCATCGATCGCAATCATCGCCTCGTCGATGATGTGAAAGAGGAGGTCACCTTAGCGGTGTGCCTCGATTCGACCGACGACGGCGCGCTGGTGAGTCACGAACTGCATCAGTGCGATGTGTGTGTTGTTGCGATTGGCGAAAACTTCGAAGCTTCGCTCCTGACCGCCACGGCGCTCAAGCGGCTCGGAGCGCCGTGCGTGATTGTCCGCGCTCAAACGGCCAGCCATGCCGAAATCTTCCGTCGACTCGGCGCCGATGAAGTGATTCAGCCCGAAACCGAGTCGGGACGTCAACTGGCGCGTCGCCTCGCCAATCCGCGACTCGAAGATATCATCGAGCTGTCGGATGGCTACAGCCTGATTGAAATCCGCGCTCCGCAGGCCTTTCACGGTAAGACGCTCGAGCAACTAGCGCTCCGGAGCAAGTACCGCGTGAATCTGGTGGCCATCAAACGGGCTACCGACGAGAAGAACGAGGCGGGAGAACCGGTCCTCATCACCAACTACGTGCCGCAGGCCAGCGACATCGTCGAGGGGACCGATCTGCTGATGCTCGTCGGCAGCGATGCCGCCATCGCCACGCTCCCCAAATAG